One window of the uncultured Fibrobacter sp. genome contains the following:
- a CDS encoding DUF6765 family protein: MNLDSHYYGTYFIARQAGWSNEDACKIAWAAETVDQAYLTELSKLYKTKNSDAEKKNVARVTTILDPWDDMRKTKTFTYAYRYWIMFSWMPFHFLPEIPSKTLDIPELESNVEFKKLNDSERAHAKLSENIYKEDFLQICKTSTNLCKEMIEKAKSVYNEIMNYIKQNLQSTNDEYTPDANQIQAYCERKRDEALFRIGICMHVLADTWSHQGFCGNGDVFINNVNVTKKNEYTDEDGTKMWLGDAFAVSDCHVFSTYWAGHGTALHNPDIPAMDYKYKHPYSNIEIHANNVDRFLKAFYQMYVSLRYICNDENNFTLDENSDKLKNIKLQQKNENLYNILEKIFKNSKKYEDKDEENKCTEWKNVLREMYGENNYCPKYCLTESNSYKKLEIFLHPAEDHRNFIMEKMGYENKIPVITKIIDSLVNGSSINDIKMDSDGNELKNADENNVIRVDVTDFDDKLTSYFAKEMKKFDAVKVDVTDFNGISTSYFAKEMKKSDAVKVDITDFNGISTSYFAKKVNTKETNAQVYYLASADDIPDTDSNPSSSPSTEASAVALNDGSSTDSNPSNGGSSTVASNGEANSSSNGSNNGGNVTIASNSYNSGVYDYNPIGDFHYNLGPNCKGDSRNA, from the coding sequence ATGAACTTAGACAGTCATTATTATGGAACGTATTTTATCGCAAGACAAGCAGGATGGAGTAATGAAGATGCTTGCAAAATCGCTTGGGCGGCAGAAACGGTTGATCAAGCATATTTAACGGAGTTGTCGAAATTATATAAAACAAAAAATTCAGATGCAGAAAAGAAGAATGTAGCACGAGTAACAACAATTCTGGATCCTTGGGATGATATGCGGAAAACCAAAACCTTTACGTATGCGTATAGGTATTGGATTATGTTCTCGTGGATGCCATTTCATTTCTTGCCCGAAATTCCCTCGAAGACACTAGATATTCCTGAGTTAGAATCAAATGTTGAATTTAAAAAATTAAATGACTCAGAAAGAGCACACGCCAAATTAAGTGAAAATATTTATAAAGAAGATTTTTTGCAAATATGCAAAACATCAACGAATTTGTGTAAAGAAATGATTGAAAAGGCTAAGAGTGTTTATAATGAGATTATGAACTATATTAAGCAGAATCTTCAATCGACTAATGATGAATATACCCCAGATGCTAATCAAATACAAGCGTATTGCGAAAGAAAGAGAGATGAAGCTTTGTTTAGAATAGGAATCTGCATGCATGTTTTGGCTGACACATGGTCTCATCAAGGGTTTTGCGGTAATGGTGATGTTTTTATAAACAATGTTAATGTTACAAAGAAAAATGAATATACTGATGAAGATGGAACAAAGATGTGGTTGGGGGATGCTTTTGCTGTAAGTGACTGTCATGTTTTTTCCACTTATTGGGCAGGGCATGGTACGGCATTGCATAATCCCGATATTCCAGCAATGGATTATAAGTATAAACATCCATACTCAAATATTGAGATACATGCAAACAATGTAGATCGTTTTTTAAAAGCGTTCTATCAAATGTATGTATCGCTTCGCTATATTTGCAATGATGAAAATAATTTTACGTTAGACGAAAATAGTGATAAGTTAAAGAACATAAAGCTTCAACAAAAAAACGAAAATTTATATAATATTTTAGAAAAAATTTTCAAAAACAGCAAAAAATATGAGGACAAAGACGAGGAAAATAAATGCACGGAATGGAAGAATGTGCTTCGCGAAATGTATGGAGAAAATAATTACTGTCCCAAATACTGTTTAACAGAATCAAACTCTTACAAAAAACTAGAAATTTTTTTGCATCCTGCGGAAGATCATCGAAATTTCATCATGGAAAAGATGGGATATGAAAACAAAATCCCAGTAATAACGAAAATTATAGATAGCCTTGTTAATGGATCCTCAATAAATGATATCAAAATGGATTCTGATGGAAATGAACTTAAAAATGCGGATGAAAATAATGTTATTAGAGTTGACGTAACAGATTTTGATGATAAGTTAACATCGTATTTTGCAAAAGAGATGAAGAAGTTCGACGCAGTTAAAGTTGATGTAACAGATTTCAATGGTATATCAACATCATATTTTGCAAAAGAGATGAAGAAGTCCGACGCAGTTAAAGTTGATATAACAGATTTCAATGGTATATCAACATCATATTTTGCCAAAAAAGTAAATACAAAAGAAACGAATGCACAAGTTTATTATTTGGCAAGCGCTGACGATATTCCCGACACTGATTCAAATCCATCGTCAAGTCCCTCAACGGAGGCCTCTGCTGTAGCCTTAAATGATGGATCTTCAACCGATTCAAATCCTTCAAATGGAGGTAGTTCGACGGTTGCGTCAAATGGAGAAGCGAATTCAAGTTCTAATGGTAGTAATAATGGGGGTAATGTTACTATAGCTTCAAATAGTTATAATTCCGGTGTTTACGATTATAATCCAATTGGTGATTTCCATTATAATTTAGGCCCAAATTGTAAGGGCGATTCGAGAAATGCATAA